One Planctomycetota bacterium DNA segment encodes these proteins:
- the ffh gene encoding signal recognition particle protein — protein MFESLQENLSDAIRRLSGKAVLTEANMREGLALVERSLLEADVSYQVVKDFMARVSQDAVGEKVLKSLNPGHQVVQSVYRELVDLMGPVDHSLHLKPTTTVLMMCGLQGAGKTTTCGKLARMIRDRGRKPMLVAADLQRPAAIEQLKNLGAQLGIPVYSETGATDPVAVCQNAVKQATADGVQVVILDTAGRLHIDDELMEQLKKIDRRVEPGQVYLVVDAMTGQDAVNSAKAFNEALELDGVIMTKLDGDTRGGAALSVKAVTGVPIKFVGTGEHLDSLEEFHPDRMAGRILGQGDILTLVEQAQQKFDQDEMARQQEAMAKGQFTLEHFRQMMDQTSKLGPLNKIIGMIPGMGAMKNMLGDVDTDKQFRRLRGIIDSMTPEERRNPTKSIDQSRRRRIASGAGVEPAEVNDLVKQYDVMAGQMKAMMSMGMGGKMKAMREMQSQMMASPTGGLAKQKVGTGKRLTTDERKKMQKQREKELRKWKRDQRGNKP, from the coding sequence ATGTTCGAGTCGTTGCAGGAAAACCTGAGTGATGCGATCCGCCGCCTCAGTGGCAAGGCGGTCCTCACCGAAGCGAACATGCGCGAAGGGCTGGCGCTCGTCGAGCGCTCGTTGCTCGAAGCCGACGTCAGCTACCAGGTCGTCAAGGACTTCATGGCCCGAGTGTCGCAAGACGCGGTGGGCGAGAAAGTCCTCAAGTCGCTGAACCCTGGCCACCAGGTGGTCCAGTCGGTCTATCGCGAGCTGGTCGATCTGATGGGTCCGGTCGATCACTCGCTGCACCTCAAGCCGACCACCACGGTGTTGATGATGTGCGGCTTGCAGGGTGCCGGCAAGACGACCACGTGCGGCAAGCTGGCGCGGATGATTCGCGACCGCGGCCGCAAGCCGATGCTGGTCGCCGCCGACTTGCAGCGCCCCGCCGCTATCGAACAGTTGAAGAACCTGGGCGCGCAGCTGGGCATTCCCGTCTATAGCGAGACCGGCGCGACCGATCCCGTGGCCGTCTGCCAGAACGCCGTCAAGCAAGCGACGGCCGACGGCGTGCAAGTGGTTATTCTCGATACCGCCGGCCGGTTGCACATCGACGACGAGTTGATGGAGCAACTCAAGAAGATTGACCGCCGGGTCGAACCCGGGCAGGTCTACCTGGTGGTCGACGCCATGACCGGCCAGGACGCGGTGAACAGCGCCAAGGCGTTCAACGAAGCGCTCGAGTTGGACGGCGTCATCATGACCAAGCTTGACGGCGACACGCGCGGCGGCGCGGCGTTGAGCGTCAAGGCGGTGACTGGCGTGCCGATCAAGTTTGTCGGCACCGGTGAGCACCTGGACTCGCTCGAGGAGTTCCATCCCGATCGGATGGCGGGGCGCATTCTGGGCCAGGGGGACATCCTGACCCTGGTCGAGCAGGCCCAGCAGAAGTTTGATCAGGACGAAATGGCCCGCCAGCAAGAAGCGATGGCCAAGGGGCAGTTCACGCTCGAACATTTCCGCCAGATGATGGACCAGACCAGCAAGCTGGGCCCGCTGAACAAGATTATTGGCATGATTCCCGGCATGGGCGCGATGAAGAACATGCTGGGAGACGTCGACACCGACAAGCAATTCCGCCGCCTGCGCGGGATCATCGACTCGATGACCCCCGAAGAGCGCCGCAACCCGACCAAGTCGATCGACCAGAGCCGCCGTCGCCGCATCGCCTCGGGCGCCGGGGTCGAGCCCGCCGAGGTCAACGATCTGGTCAAGCAGTACGACGTGATGGCCGGACAGATGAAGGCCATGATGTCGATGGGCATGGGCGGCAAGATGAAAGCCATGCGCGAGATGCAATCGCAGATGATGGCCTCGCCCACCGGCGGACTGGCCAAGCAAAAGGTCGGCACCGGCAAGCGGCTGACCACCGACGAACGCAAGAAGATGCAAAAACAACGTGAGAAAGAACTGCGCAAGTGGAAGCGCGACCAGCGAGGCAATAAACCCTAG
- the rpsP gene encoding 30S ribosomal protein S16 — MPVVIRMKQMGRKHRQFFRICAANSRSPRDGRVIEELGTYDPEIPEVDARVNWNAERVAYWLSVGAQPSVNIKTFIKKYGQQGTHLKEQEAARQKLSLPKVVGPAPAPVFVPSKKSEAAPAAEAAPEAPAQEAEASAENA; from the coding sequence GTGCCAGTAGTCATTCGTATGAAGCAGATGGGACGGAAGCACCGTCAGTTTTTCCGCATTTGCGCCGCCAACTCGCGCAGCCCGCGCGACGGCCGCGTGATCGAGGAATTGGGCACCTATGACCCGGAGATTCCCGAGGTCGATGCCCGCGTGAATTGGAACGCCGAACGGGTGGCGTATTGGTTGAGCGTTGGCGCGCAGCCCAGCGTGAATATCAAGACGTTCATCAAGAAGTACGGCCAGCAAGGAACGCACCTCAAGGAGCAAGAGGCCGCTCGCCAGAAGCTGTCGCTGCCCAAGGTCGTGGGCCCCGCGCCGGCTCCGGTGTTCGTGCCAAGCAAAAAGTCCGAAGCAGCTCCGGCCGCCGAAGCTGCGCCCGAAGCACCTGCCCAGGAAGCCGAAGCCAGCGCCGAGAACGCCTAG
- the trmD gene encoding tRNA (guanosine(37)-N1)-methyltransferase TrmD, with translation MRFDVLTLFPEMFSGYVGQSILKRAIDRGLVDVRLHDLRRWSRDEKHHKVDDRPYGGGPGMVLQVEPVVDAVEAVRSEGPEPGGLIMLSPQGRRLDQRLVEELAARRRLVLMCGRYEGFDERVKLVLQPEEISIGDYVLGGGEVAAMVLIDAVARLVPGALGDEQSSREDSFTGDDRLLEFAQYTRPRVYRGHEVPAVLLSGDHEAIARWRQEQRLERTRRRRNEHEKDSRS, from the coding sequence ATGCGATTCGATGTGCTGACCCTGTTTCCCGAAATGTTCTCGGGCTATGTGGGCCAAAGCATTTTGAAGCGGGCGATTGACCGCGGCTTGGTCGACGTGCGACTGCACGACCTGCGACGCTGGTCGCGCGACGAAAAGCACCACAAGGTGGACGACCGCCCGTACGGCGGCGGCCCCGGCATGGTGCTGCAAGTCGAGCCGGTGGTCGACGCGGTCGAGGCGGTGCGATCCGAAGGGCCCGAGCCCGGCGGCCTGATCATGCTGTCCCCCCAGGGGCGGCGGCTCGATCAGCGGTTGGTCGAGGAGTTGGCCGCGCGGCGGCGATTGGTGCTGATGTGTGGTCGCTATGAGGGGTTCGACGAACGCGTCAAACTGGTTTTGCAGCCTGAAGAGATTTCGATCGGCGACTATGTGCTGGGCGGTGGGGAAGTCGCCGCGATGGTTTTGATAGATGCCGTGGCCCGACTGGTCCCCGGCGCCTTAGGAGACGAACAAAGCAGCCGCGAAGACTCGTTCACGGGGGACGACCGGCTGCTGGAATTTGCCCAATACACCCGGCCTCGCGTGTACCGAGGTCACGAAGTGCCTGCCGTACTACTGAGTGGCGACCACGAAGCCATCGCACGCTGGCGGCAAGAACAACGCTTGGAACGAACGCGCCGCCGGCGCAATGAGCACGAAAAGGATTCACGATCATGA
- the rplS gene encoding 50S ribosomal protein L19 — MSQKILELVEQSSLRADVPSFNVGDTVDVHFRILEGEKERIQIFGGTVIAKSGSGSREMFVVRRIVQGEGVERKFPIHSPRIAKVEVKRSGIVRRAKLYFLRDRVGKAVRLRERRNEATTEK, encoded by the coding sequence ATGAGCCAGAAAATTCTCGAACTCGTCGAACAAAGCAGCCTCCGCGCGGACGTCCCGTCGTTTAACGTCGGCGACACCGTGGACGTTCACTTCCGCATTCTCGAAGGCGAGAAGGAACGCATCCAGATTTTCGGCGGCACCGTCATCGCCAAGAGCGGCTCGGGCTCGCGCGAAATGTTCGTCGTCCGCCGCATCGTCCAAGGCGAAGGGGTCGAGCGCAAGTTCCCGATTCACTCGCCCCGCATCGCCAAGGTGGAAGTCAAGCGCTCGGGCATTGTCCGCCGCGCCAAGCTGTACTTCCTCCGCGATCGCGTCGGCAAGGCAGTCCGTCTGCGCGAGCGCCGCAACGAAGCCACGACTGAGAAGTAA
- a CDS encoding 50S ribosome-binding GTPase, translated as MSPPSPDTVCALLTGSGRGAIATVAVQGPQAAEVVASRFLPLARRPWLGEPVGRVSVGHWGSREGEELVVCRRACDLVEIHGHGGALASATIINSLVAAGCRSISAVEWLARQPLVPIERAATLALSRAPTRRAAGILLDQQQGALSQALRQIVALIGARQTTAAAQQIAVLLAFQQLGLHLVEPFRVVLAGPPNAGKSSLLNALVGHQRAIVSPTPGTTRDAVTSLTAIDGWPVELVDTAGLRTSDDTLEQAGMSLSQSNLDTADLRVLVFDRSRPWTSDDAVLATAWPDAVVVMNKSDLPADPQPRLRGIDVSARTGAELDTLIATLAARLVLAPPAVGAAVPFTAEQFAAIGAVATALERDDFQQAVTVIEQLLADS; from the coding sequence ATGAGCCCGCCGTCCCCCGACACTGTCTGCGCGTTGCTCACCGGCTCGGGTCGCGGGGCCATCGCCACGGTCGCCGTCCAAGGGCCACAAGCCGCCGAGGTTGTCGCCTCGCGTTTCCTGCCGCTGGCCCGTCGGCCTTGGCTCGGCGAACCGGTCGGCCGCGTCTCGGTCGGCCACTGGGGGAGCCGCGAGGGGGAAGAACTCGTCGTCTGTCGCCGGGCCTGCGACCTGGTCGAGATTCACGGCCACGGCGGGGCGCTCGCTTCGGCGACGATTATCAATTCGCTTGTCGCGGCCGGCTGTCGCTCGATCAGCGCCGTCGAATGGCTCGCCCGGCAACCATTGGTGCCGATCGAGCGCGCCGCGACGCTGGCCCTTTCGCGCGCTCCGACGCGCCGCGCCGCCGGTATCTTGCTCGATCAGCAACAAGGTGCCCTAAGCCAAGCGCTGCGGCAAATCGTGGCGCTGATTGGCGCGCGTCAAACGACCGCGGCCGCGCAACAGATCGCGGTGCTGTTGGCTTTTCAACAATTGGGCCTTCATCTGGTCGAGCCGTTTCGCGTGGTGCTGGCTGGGCCGCCCAATGCAGGCAAGAGTAGTCTGCTGAACGCCTTGGTCGGCCACCAGCGGGCGATCGTTTCGCCCACGCCCGGCACCACGCGCGACGCGGTAACCTCGCTGACGGCCATCGACGGTTGGCCGGTCGAACTGGTCGACACGGCCGGCCTGCGCACCAGCGACGACACGCTCGAACAAGCCGGCATGTCGCTGAGCCAAAGCAATCTGGATACGGCCGACCTGCGCGTGCTGGTCTTCGACCGCTCGCGGCCCTGGACCTCGGACGACGCAGTCCTGGCAACGGCCTGGCCCGACGCAGTGGTGGTGATGAACAAGTCCGACCTGCCGGCCGACCCGCAACCGCGCCTGCGGGGAATCGACGTCAGCGCCCGAACGGGCGCGGAGCTCGACACACTGATCGCGACGCTAGCAGCGAGGCTCGTCCTAGCGCCTCCTGCGGTTGGCGCTGCCGTGCCGTTCACGGCCGAGCAGTTCGCCGCGATTGGCGCTGTCGCTACCGCGCTCGAACGTGACGATTTTCAGCAGGCCGTTACCGTGATCGAGCAGTTGCTAGCGGACAGTTGA
- the trxA gene encoding thioredoxin, which translates to MAANVIELTDQNFQTEVLQSSEPVLVDFWAPWCGPCRMIAPLIEELATQYQGSVKVGKVNVDDNPSAANSYGVQSIPTLMVFKGGDVVERFVGVQPKARIQAALDEAKV; encoded by the coding sequence ATGGCTGCCAATGTTATCGAGCTGACCGACCAGAACTTTCAAACCGAGGTGCTGCAGTCGTCAGAGCCGGTGCTGGTCGATTTCTGGGCGCCGTGGTGCGGACCTTGCCGCATGATCGCTCCGTTGATCGAAGAGCTGGCCACCCAATACCAGGGCTCGGTCAAGGTCGGCAAGGTGAACGTCGACGACAATCCGTCGGCCGCCAACAGCTACGGCGTGCAGAGCATTCCCACGCTGATGGTGTTCAAGGGCGGCGACGTGGTCGAGCGGTTCGTGGGCGTGCAGCCCAAGGCCCGCATCCAAGCCGCGCTGGACGAAGCCAAGGTCTAA
- a CDS encoding transposase, with product MGRPLRAAEGGYVYHVLNRANARMTIFDDEADYEAFEKALWEAVERTKTRLLSYCVMPNHWHLVVWPRQDGELSRFVGWLTLTHTQRWHAHRRSTGSGHLYQGRFKSFPIQEDDHLYTAGRYVERNALRARLVRRAEDWRWCSLFRWLRGSAEDKALLASWPVPRKASWTEYVNAPQTEAELLAIRRSVSRGNPLGDESWSDRAVRRLGLESTLRAQGRPKKMEFGS from the coding sequence ATGGGACGTCCCTTACGAGCAGCCGAAGGCGGATACGTTTATCACGTGCTCAATCGCGCCAATGCGCGGATGACGATCTTCGACGACGAGGCCGATTACGAAGCCTTCGAAAAGGCGCTCTGGGAGGCGGTCGAACGCACGAAGACGCGGCTGCTTTCCTATTGCGTGATGCCGAACCACTGGCACCTGGTCGTCTGGCCGCGCCAGGACGGAGAACTGTCGCGGTTCGTTGGCTGGCTGACGCTGACCCACACCCAGCGTTGGCACGCTCACCGCCGCTCGACCGGCTCGGGCCATTTGTACCAGGGGCGATTCAAGTCGTTTCCGATCCAGGAGGACGACCATCTTTACACGGCCGGTCGCTACGTCGAGCGCAACGCGCTGCGAGCGCGATTGGTCCGTCGCGCCGAGGATTGGCGTTGGTGCAGCTTGTTTCGCTGGCTGCGTGGATCGGCGGAGGACAAGGCGCTACTGGCATCCTGGCCAGTGCCTCGCAAGGCGAGTTGGACCGAGTATGTGAACGCTCCTCAGACCGAGGCCGAACTGCTGGCGATTCGTCGCAGCGTGAGCCGCGGCAATCCGCTGGGTGACGAGTCATGGAGCGATCGTGCCGTCCGGCGACTGGGCTTGGAATCGACCCTGCGTGCCCAGGGCAGGCCCAAGAAAATGGAATTCGGTTCCTGA
- a CDS encoding histidine phosphatase family protein, with protein sequence MILYLIRHGESAFNAEGRIQGQLDVPLSELGHQQARAVAAEFQGREIQALYASPLRRAYDTARPVAAALGLPIVADERLRELNAGVFQGLLWSEIAERFPAAGQAWRSQQPDYRIPQGESRRDLMQRGSAALEAIRETGYEAVVVVAHGGILTAAIKACLEVPAERNPFMLYNGSISMVEWGVQFRLMTLNQMDHLQRAGADLRSRTGDL encoded by the coding sequence ATGATTCTCTATTTGATTCGCCACGGTGAAAGCGCCTTCAATGCCGAAGGTCGCATCCAAGGGCAGCTTGACGTTCCTCTTTCCGAGTTGGGGCATCAACAAGCCCGGGCCGTGGCCGCCGAGTTCCAAGGACGCGAGATTCAGGCCCTCTACGCGAGCCCGCTGCGCCGCGCCTACGACACGGCCCGGCCCGTCGCCGCGGCGCTCGGCCTGCCGATTGTGGCCGACGAACGGTTGCGCGAGCTCAACGCTGGTGTCTTCCAGGGCCTGCTCTGGTCCGAGATCGCCGAGCGCTTTCCGGCCGCGGGGCAAGCCTGGCGGTCACAGCAGCCCGATTATCGCATTCCCCAGGGGGAGTCACGCCGCGATTTGATGCAACGCGGCAGCGCGGCTTTGGAGGCGATCCGCGAGACGGGCTACGAAGCGGTCGTGGTCGTGGCCCACGGCGGCATCCTGACCGCGGCCATCAAAGCTTGCCTCGAAGTGCCCGCCGAGCGCAACCCGTTCATGCTCTACAACGGCTCGATCAGCATGGTCGAATGGGGCGTGCAGTTCCGGCTGATGACGTTGAACCAGATGGACCATCTGCAACGGGCCGGCGCCGATTTGCGCAGCCGCACCGGCGATTTGTAG